In a single window of the Ruminococcus albus 7 = DSM 20455 genome:
- a CDS encoding ROK family transcriptional regulator, translating into MEQHGISKLDLKRRNRMQVLKILKQRGPTSRIDIAGTLELTRAAVTIITNEMIEQGIIQEIGEYKHITEKAPRGRKKILIDINHHYKFVIGVTLEEDIVSVGLSTLAGAVLDKRNLSIDHTIEYNAIFDFVRKSIKEVLADNCLDKNSILGIGFGVFPTMYDKLGVEVKDGIPDYSKVRNLIRGYTDLPLVFDNSVKGTAMANIDFLKTKDPNRQNIAFLQYGNNMNFVVTNLNEPIFSYDNRTGFVDKMIINPYSERVCEKCGRRGCVENEITPAATLVKLSEVYSSDNTPYLYEASKGNFKNVNMDMVQAAYDKDDPAVKEVIDSEIKLTAVLINNLYFSTNPQKIVLHHFTNHTNSEVDFNRIRNALNEIGGPLVAGKIETSIIEDKHRFLSGCALAIRELFFNRGGFDAN; encoded by the coding sequence ATGGAACAGCATGGCATAAGTAAGCTTGACCTGAAAAGGCGCAACAGAATGCAAGTTCTTAAAATACTGAAACAGAGAGGACCTACGTCGCGTATAGATATCGCAGGAACTCTGGAACTCACCAGAGCGGCTGTAACGATAATTACCAACGAGATGATAGAACAGGGTATCATACAGGAGATAGGCGAATATAAGCATATCACCGAAAAGGCACCCCGCGGCAGAAAAAAGATACTTATAGATATCAACCATCACTACAAGTTCGTTATAGGTGTAACGCTTGAAGAGGATATCGTAAGTGTTGGTCTTTCCACACTGGCAGGTGCAGTACTGGATAAAAGGAATCTTTCGATTGACCACACCATCGAGTACAATGCAATATTCGATTTCGTAAGAAAGTCTATAAAGGAAGTACTGGCTGATAACTGCCTGGATAAGAATTCTATCCTCGGCATTGGTTTCGGTGTATTCCCGACAATGTATGATAAGCTTGGTGTTGAAGTCAAGGATGGTATACCCGATTATTCCAAGGTGCGCAACCTTATAAGAGGATATACTGATCTGCCTCTGGTATTCGATAACTCTGTAAAGGGTACGGCTATGGCGAATATAGACTTCTTAAAGACCAAGGATCCCAACAGACAGAATATCGCTTTCCTGCAGTACGGCAATAACATGAACTTCGTTGTTACCAACCTCAATGAGCCTATATTCTCATACGATAACAGAACAGGCTTCGTTGATAAGATGATAATCAATCCTTACAGCGAGAGAGTATGTGAAAAGTGCGGCAGACGCGGCTGCGTTGAGAACGAGATAACTCCTGCGGCTACACTTGTAAAGCTGAGCGAGGTATATTCATCTGATAATACACCTTATCTGTATGAAGCTTCCAAGGGCAACTTCAAGAACGTTAATATGGATATGGTACAGGCAGCATATGATAAGGATGACCCGGCTGTAAAGGAAGTCATCGACAGCGAGATAAAGCTCACTGCAGTGCTGATAAACAACCTTTACTTCTCGACCAACCCTCAGAAGATAGTGCTGCATCATTTCACAAATCATACCAACAGCGAAGTAGATTTCAACCGCATCAGAAACGCCCTCAATGAGATAGGCGGACCTCTGGTGGCAGGCAAGATCGAAACTTCTATAATCGAAGATAAGCACCGCTTCCTGTCGGGCTGTGCTCTGGCTATCAGAGAACTGTTCTTCAACCGCGGCGGCTTCGATGCTAACTGA